GCATCTTCGAATGTGCCAAAAGGTTGCCTAACAGTTTACATTGGAGAGACAGAGCAAAAGAGATTTATAGTTCCAGTGTCCTATCTTAACGAGCCTGCATTTCAAGATCTGTTACGTAAAGCAGAAGAGCAGTTTGGTTTTGATCATCCAATGGGAGGTTTGACAATTCCCTGCAGAGAAGAGACTTTCATTAACGTCACTTCTAGATTGAGTAGACAGTAAAGATCAACACACCGAATAGTATAGTGTcgtaaaaaaacaattttgttATGGTAGAACAGGCCAAACCAATGTAAATACGAAATACTTCTTTTTATACAGTATAAGATTTTTTCTTGCCAAATGACGAAAATTATTGCAATTTGTGAATTAATGCCCTGAAAGTTTCTCAAgacaattttacaatttattaaCAGTTACACAGGGTGGCAACAACAAGACTGTGTTTGTAACTGCACATAAAAAATGAAGAAGCGTCATTTATTAGAACACTATGTACGATTTGCAGGAAGTTATGTATGTACTGCGAATTATTGGTTATTACTAATTCTATGAAA
This window of the Mercurialis annua linkage group LG5, ddMerAnnu1.2, whole genome shotgun sequence genome carries:
- the LOC126681547 gene encoding auxin-responsive protein SAUR23-like; this translates as MARHFAAVLAKQILRRSANKAHSASSNVPKGCLTVYIGETEQKRFIVPVSYLNEPAFQDLLRKAEEQFGFDHPMGGLTIPCREETFINVTSRLSRQ